Proteins encoded in a region of the Podospora pseudopauciseta strain CBS 411.78 chromosome 6, whole genome shotgun sequence genome:
- a CDS encoding hypothetical protein (BUSCO:EOG09264W1U; COG:S; EggNog:ENOG503NX88), translating into MSFTNAPVTRTLVVGLVGASIAASLLDIKHYFYISIGTHILRYHQLWRVLAYQLCYLNSSEVLFGAMALYNMRTIEQRWGSRKYASFILVTALFTSIVPPLILTAFLRPLSFGVLDFLPAGPTPIIFAILAQYHAMIPHMYKYKVALAMGPPTGQDSAALTFSDKSTKYMMAGQLAVSQFPGSLLGAVVGWFVGYAWRNEALPGILTRWRVPGWVVGMRGQKTNAEFENMRRRLESEGASTGTASGIQQQQAGPTEGSNRRRTMGQQLIDEVRGAF; encoded by the exons ATGTCATTCACAAACGCGCCGGTAACGCGCACAttggtggtgggattggTTGGCGCATCGATAGCAGCCAGCCTTCTCGACATAAAACACTATTTCTATATCTCCATCGGCACCCATATTCTACGATATCACCAGTTATGGCGGGTCCTGGCGTACCAGCTATGCTATCTCAACTCATCCGAGGTCCTGTTTGGGGCAATGGCTCTATACAATATGAGAACTATTGAGCAGCGGTGGGGCTCAAGAAAATATGCC TCATTCATCCTCGTCACCGCACTCTTCACCTCGATCGTGCCACCGCTTATACTGACGGCATTCCTCAGGCCACTGAGTTTTGGTGTGCTAGATTTCCTACCTGCCGGCCCAACACCGATCATATTTGCGATTCTGGCTCAATACCATGCCATGATCCCACACATGTACAAATACAAGGTGGCGCTGGCTATGGGGCCACCAACTGGCCAGGACTCGGCAGCGCTGACCTTCTCAGACAAGTCAACCAAATACATGATGGCAGGGCAGCTGGCCGTGTCCCAGTTCCCGGGCTCCCTTCTTGGTGCCGTGGTGGGCTGGTTCGTTGGATACGCCTGGCGCAATGAGGCCCTACCTGGGATTTTGACTCGCTGGCGGGTTCctggttgggttgttggtaTGAGAGGTCAGAAGACCAATGCCGAATTTGAGAATATGAGAAGGCGGCTGGAAAGTGAAGGGGCCTCAACTGGCACAGCTTCTGGtatccagcaacaacaagctgGCCCAACTGAAGGCAGCAACAGACGGAGGACGATGGGCCAGCAGCTCATCGACGAAGTTCGCGGTGCATTTTAA
- a CDS encoding hypothetical protein (EggNog:ENOG503NXGW; COG:B) yields the protein MHLQRLPKSRAPGQETVPPLTAPSFPLDLSFSDPTNLFFPALTATIPESAATPSTGAMKTAKPPASENGGSSRRAQPLRQTRMVNRGNSSSSLIANAPAQPIDIFPGLNHFTDAISALPKEIVRHFTLLKEVDAKIFNNEDKLFDNIRRALDTPPPVDPFPSSNDAPNNHIPASAPMSAQNSSSGVPPSASASTIPSATGPLNSASEARRRIFKETNLKVQEMMVALEEKNHVILTANDALEKQMKRIESVWPNLESEFSEEAKWGSANHWAYDDVRKAQQQAKSNDKAERSRREGAAALSAAAQHVNAEEAAARSNDRKQAVAAKKNAKGQAGEGDADKTSEPAKKTQGPKSRKAPAEAATPVGLGITTGAPAGSAPAKRRKVETAKANGGAPMERAMSSVFGNSTVKPKTTSPRETPVPESGPKKRKALPTSSGQAKKRTNNAAAMSPSMASSPVIAAFPDTMKGSRASPIPTAIVPPRPASSRARQNSTQLNPEVVRQRAASVASTKPNGNAPDTPNLSQFGEGPKISMETKVQKETPIPAPTPKLEPLRTETEIPPPVLEPLHNGNNRKEAITKAPVTAAATVAPSEEKPEPKKEKEKEVVASPAIQPTPISTVKTKSGRASKPSTPSLGTFAEATSIVSAAPTEKQTAASRSRPSRNNSETASATDKDKNNGSSISASTTTTSKRSHKKGASISAAAAALAQASSGPNSAKASSNGGSITSEDNIKGSRGTAQHQHPPQSTQEDDDEDEPDGDEPRYCKCNGVSYGEMVGCDGVGCPREWFHLECVGLKIAPKANAKWYCDECKERLKKR from the exons ATGCACCTCCAAAGGTTACCAAAATCCAGGGCTCCCGGCCAGGAAACCGTCCCTCCGCTAACCGCTCCCAGCTTCCCTCTGGACCTCTCTTTCAGCGACCCTACCAATCTTTTTTTCCCAGCACTCACTGCCACGATCCCGGAATCTgcagcaacaccatcgaCGGGCGCCATGAAGACGGCCAAACCTCCTGCGTCTGAGAACGGCGGCAGCAGTCGCAGAGCGCAGCCCCTCCGTCAGACGCGCATGGTCAATCGCGGCaactcctcgtcgtcgctcATCGCAAATGCTCCAGCACAGCCCATCGACATTTTCCCTGGCCTCAACCACTTTACCGATGCCATCAGCGCCCTTCCCAAGGAGATAGTCCGTCACTTCACCCTTTTGAAAGAGGTCGACGCCAAAATCTTTAACAACGAGGACAAGCTCTTCGATAACATCCGCCGTGCTCTCGATACCCCGCCTCCGGTCGACCCATTCCCGTCGTCCAATGATGCGCCCAATAATCACATTCCCGCGTCGGCGCCCATGAGCGCTcagaacagcagcagcggagTGCCACCCTCTGCGTCCGCCTCCACGATACCTTCTGCCACTGGCCCTCTCAATTCCGCGAGCGAGGCGCGCCGTCGGATATTCAAAGAAACAAACCTCAAGGTTCaagagatgatggtggcTTTGGAGGAGAAAAACCACGTTATTTTGACTGCCAATGATGCCCTCGAAAAGCAAATGAAACGAATTGAATCCGTGTGGCCAAATCTCGAGAGCGAATTCAGCGAGGAGGCCAAATGGGGCAGCGCTAACCATTGGGCCTACGACGATGTTCGGAAAGCACAACAGCAGGCCAAGTCCAACGACAAGGCTGAGCGATCACGCCGGGAAGGGGCTGCTGCTCTTTCAGCTGCTGCCCAGCATGTGAACgctgaggaggcggcggctcGGAGCAACGACCGAAAACAAGCAGTCGCCGCCAAGAAGAACGCGAAGGGACAAGCAGGTGAAGGCGATGCGGACAAGACGAGTGAGCCAGCCAAGAAGACACAGGGACCTAAATCTCGCAAAGCGCCTGCGGAGGCGGCGACTCCTGTCGGCCTCGGTATCACCACGGGCGCGCCGGCTGGCTCTGCTCCGGCCAAAAGACGCAAAGTTGAGACTGCTAAGGCGAACGGGGGAGCTCCTATGGAGCGCGCCATGAGCTCGGTGTTTGGTAATAGCACCGTGAAGCCAAAGACGACCAGCCCCCGAGAGACTCCCGTGCCTGAAAGCGGTCCTAAGAAGCGCAAGGCGCTCCCAACATCGAGTGGGCAGGCAAAGAAAAG AACGAATAATGCTGCCGCTATGTCCCCGTCCATGGCCTCGTCGCCTGTCATCGCAGCATTCCCTGATACAATGAAAGGCAGCCGAGCCTCACCGATCCCGACAGCCATTGTTCCTCCCAGGCCAGCGTCTTCTCGTGCCCGTCAGAACTCTACACAACTAAATCCCGAAGTTGTGAGGCAAAGAGCTGCTTCGGTAGCGTCCACCAAGCCAAATGGAAATGCTCCGGATACGCCAAATCTCAGCCAGTTTGGCGAAGGACCCAAAATAAGCATGGAAACAAAAGTACAGAAGGAGACACCCATACCTGCTCCTACCCCCAAGTTGGAGCCGCTGAGGACAGAGACCGAGATTCCGCCACCAGTACTGGAACCCCTCCACAACGGCAATAACAGAAAAGAAGCCATCACAAAGGCACCGGTAACAGCAGCGGCCACAGTAGCACCCTCCGAAGAGAAGCCTGAaccaaagaaagaaaaggagaaggaagtGGTAGCTTCGCCCGCCATTCAGCCGACCCCTATAAGTACTGTCAAGACCAAGAGCGGGCGCGCAAGCAAGCCTTCCACCCCGTCTCTAGGCACCTTTGCCGAGGCAACCTCGATAGTCTCTGCAGCCCCAACAGAAAAGCAGACGGCGGCGTCCCGCTCCCGACCATCTAGGAATAACTCGGAAACAGCGAGCGCAACAGATAAGGACAAGAACAACGGGAGCAGCATATCCGCGAGCACAACGACGACTTCCAAGCGGAGCCATAAGAAGGGTGCTTCCATCTCTGCTGCAGCGGCAGCTCTTGCCCAGGCATCATCCGGTCCCAACTCTGCCAAGGCTTCATCCAACGGCGGCAGTATCACAAGTGAAGACAACATCAAAGGCAGTAGGGGAACTGCTCAGCATCAGCACCCTCCGCAGAGTACTCaagaagacgatgatgaggacgaacCAGATGGGGACGAGCCAAGGTACTGCAAGTGCAACGGCGTTAGTTATGGCGAAATGGTGGGCTGTGACGGGGTGGGCTGCCCGAGAGAGTGGTTTCATCTAGAGTGCGTGGGGTTGAAAATTGCACCCAAAGCCAATG CAAAATGGTATTGCGACGAATGCAAGGAACggttgaagaagagataA
- the RER2 gene encoding cis-prenyltransferase (COG:H; EggNog:ENOG503NVA6), producing MSDLYLSRIRNWFLSSPPAEWAINRLRDTLIGSLSQGPIPGHVAFEMDGNRRYARSHKIETVEGHHLGFEALARVLEICYKCGVKVVTVYAFSLENFHRPKYEVDGLMQLAKVKLEQLIQHGELLDRYGASVKVLGRLDLIPPDVLEVVERAVAATSHNTTCVLNICFPYTSREEMTTAIRTTVEEYSTTPRPHSTPFSQSRITQKILSKQGDKPETLESIEETPSHSDDHDQDDAVSTATTLRSDPSTQKSEGSENVAIYPNAETITPETIDKHLYTAGCPPLDIFVRTSGVERLSDFMLWQCHQDTHIFFLKCFWPEFDLWHFLPVLVEWQHRQKQKQRDEKPRRVKQA from the exons ATGTCCGACCTCTACCTCTCCCGTATCCGTAACTGGTTCCTCAGTTCGCCGCCAGCAGAATGGGCCATCAACCGCCTTAGAGACACTTTGATAGGATCATTGAGCCAAGGACCTATCCCAGGCCATGTCGCTTTCGAAATGGACGGCAACCGAAGATATGCCAGAAGTCACAAGATCGAGACAGTAGAAGGCCATCACCTCGGCTTCGAGGCTCTGGCCCGGGTTCTGGAGATTTGCTACAAGTGTGGTGTCAAGGTGGTCACCGTCTATGCTTTTAGTCTGGAAAACTTCCACCGGCCCAAGTATGAGGTCGACGGCCTGATGCAACTGGCCAAGGTGAAGCTCGAGCAACTCATTCAGCATGGGGAGCTGTTGGACAGATACGGTGCTAGTGTCAAGGTATTGGGGCGTCTTGATCTGATCCCCCCAGATGTTCTCGAAGTGGTGGAAAGAGCGGTCGCTGCTACCAGTCACAACACAAC ATGTGTTCTCAACATTTGCTTCCCCTACACTTCGCGGGAAGAAATGACAACAGCCATCAGGACGACTGTAGAAGAATATTCAACCACCCCTCGGCCACACAGCACCCCATTTTCGCAGAGCAGAATTACGCAAAAGATCTTGTCCAAACAGGGTGACAAACCAGAGACTCTGGAGTCTATTGAAGAGACCCCCTCTCATTCGGACGACCACGACCAGGATGATGCCGTGTCGACGGCTACCACCCTTCGTTCCGATCCATCTACGCAAAAGTCGGAGGGCTCGGAAAACGTGGCCATCTATCCAAACGCGGAGACAATCACGCCCGAGACCATCGATAAGCATCTCTACACTGCCGGGTGCCCCCCGCTTGACATATTCGTGCGAACCAGCGGCGTGGAGAGACTCAGTGACTTCATGCTTTGGCAGTGCCACCAGGACACGCATATTTTCTTCCTCAAGTGCTTCTGGCCTGAATTTGATCTCTGGCACTTCCTGCCTGTGCTGGTAGAATGGCAGCACAGacaaaagcaaaagcaaCGTGACGAGAAGCCTAGGCGGGTGAAACAGGCTTGA